The sequence below is a genomic window from Coffea arabica cultivar ET-39 chromosome 4c, Coffea Arabica ET-39 HiFi, whole genome shotgun sequence.
TGTCTTGATCCTTGGTTTACAAATCAGAATCCTTGCgttaaagaaaaaatgaatagaATGGACTGAAGGATCACAACAGTTAGtaacaaaaaatttcaatttaaaaacCAAAGTTCAATGTTAATACATATCTGCTTAAAAATCTAGAATTTGTTCAtcaatttcttccatttctatCCTAGAGAAATCTCAAGATGCTGATGAGTTTATCCATGCCAATTAGCTGCACTTAATATTGCATCACAACAAACAAGAGGGGAAGGGTACACGTTAAAGGAAAATCCACAAAAGAATGTCAAGTGCTGTTGATAATATACCTGAAGTTAGAATCCATGTTTCAACAGAGCCTCAAACTGGACTACTTAATAAGAGCAGACAAGATTTTACTAATAAGCCGAACTGGGAAGCTGTACCAATAAGTTTGCTTTTCTTTGTTATATATTAAGTATTCAAGAACACCTAGACCATCACATAAGGATTAATAAATATGATGTTATCAAACACTCATTCTTATGGCATGTCCTAGGTATTGGTTCACATTGCAGAGTCTAAACTATACAAAATACTAGATATATGAAGTAGACTTTCATTGATTTCAACTTTCAACTGAAAAAGTTAGGGGCAGTTTCAAATAAAAGGTTAGGGTGATGCCAGCAAACTCCTCGGGTTACGTTCAATACCTAATGTTTCTCTGCTACTAAAGCAATTCAATCACAAAGTACAAATATACAAAAAGTATGAATGGCACAAATATATTTGCTATTAATTGAATGTATGAAAAACCACATTCCATTTACCAAATATGTCGTCAATATGCTGTTATCAGTTCTCCAACAACCTACATCATTCTCTGACCCACAGACAAGTTCTGAATTTCCAGTAGCACCTTCTTAAGTTGCTTACGCTTTAATGCTTTTCAATGTGCTAACAATTTGCACATCCTGATTATTCCTATACCCCATTTGAATATTGATGCCATCTATCTTCACATGAACTGGAAgccaaaataattttatctctTGCTATTTTATTTACTAATTGCCTGAAACTGTTTAGTTGTTGTGCAATCCAACTGTCTCCATAGCTAGAAACCTGTATGTCATGTAAGAGTTTTATGCCTAGTAAAAATTAGCTGAGATCGGGGTATGAACAGAATTCTAAGACTGACTAAGAAGCTACAGATATAGCATAGCATAGAAGAacaaaagcccaaaaaaaaaaggaacaatgGCAATTACACTGATAAGCGAAGCAGCATGGAAAAAGCAGACTTCATCTGGAAGATTTCTAAAACATCAGAAGGTTTATAGAACATTGtacaacaaaattttcaagtaaaagCCTGGTCAATAGATAAAATAACACACCCAGCAATACAGATACTGGAAGCGCTGGCAGAGCTTTCTGATAAAATGCAAGAAGCATCAGAGTAATACCTAGACCAGCTATAATAGCCAGGTAGCAGGCATAAACTGTCATGAAATCATACATTGCAGCCCTACCAACTAATACACTGTAGAATATAAAATCCCCAAGCCCAAGCTTGATTGCCCCTGAGGAGCCCAGGCCGATCCCCTCGAGTGCAGAATTGTCACTTGGCCCTTCCTGCAAATTCAACTGGACATCAATCCTATGTTGGATAAGTGGAGCAGAGAGCTCTGAATCCAGTGTTGCAACTCTACCCTCTTCAGCAGCAACCAAGTTTCTCTCCCTCTCATTTGTTTCCAAGGACAATGACATCCCACTAACACGACTTGCATTGGAAGTATTACTCCCAACTGGATTTGACTCAGAACTTGCCTCTACGTTATCAATGAAATCAGATTCAATATGCCTTCTTTCCCTCCATACCCTTCTCTGCACCTCTCCATTGGATGGAACTGAATCATGATCAGTAACTGGCCGTGCCTCATAGACCAAAGCAGGGATATCCTCATCCCTTGATATGGCAAGCTCCACCAAAAGCCTCAAAGGGCCACCAGGCAAGAGTACAGCAGCAAGGTCATACAATGCCATGGCAACCAAAAGTACCCAAGTAGTCCACTCAGGCAAAAGAGTAAACCAATAAGCAACCAACATCCCAACAACAACCAAGTACCCTTGTTTTATAAAGATAGCAAAATTCTCCATAAAAGTAGCCAATACACCAACCACGGTAAAATTGAACAGAACCACCATAAATGTCACAGCATCAATAGGAAAGCTCAAGTCTTTAATAACAAAAACAGCAATTTCACCACCAATGAACCCCAAAACAAGGAAAGCAGAGAAACCCATATAGTATTTCAGGAATTTAGTGCATCTAAGATAGAATAGCAGCACCAATAAAAAGGTAACCACCGTGACAACTGCAACAAACACCAGTGAGTTCAAAAGGGCACCTTTCAATTTGTCCCAAATGGAATCTGAGCTGTCCTCACTGTAGGCTATGGAGGCTATGGTTGTGATTGAGGGGCCCGAGGAATCTGAGCTATTATTCAATATTGAGACCAAAATGACCACCAAAAACATGCAGATTGAGACTGGTGTTAGTATTCTGATGATTTCTTCCCCAATTGTGTCGAGAAGGCTCGTGGGTTTCTGATTTTGGTCCATTGGGAATCCAATTCTTGGATCAAGTTtcaattgtttttcttttttcttgctgGTTTGCTGGGAATAATGGGGTGTTTGAGATGCAATTTGGAGCTCAATTGGAAAAGTTCTGATGAATATCAATAGATAGTTTCACGCCTTTGCCTTCTATATGCTGTCGGAGTTGGAGAGGGAGAGGGACGGAGTTGAGTTGCTGGCTCGGAAAAAGAATTTCAATCCCTTATAATTTTCGTgcgtgaaaaatgaaaaattttaaaaagggataatttcagaaacctcccctgaagtttCTAACTATTTCACTGTCCTCTCCCcaagttttgaaaattacatTAACCTCGCTTGAAGTTTATTATTtgtaatatttaaatttaaccAACAATTATAAAGTGATATTAGGAGAGAGAAATAATATGATTCAATCATTGCCCCTCATCTAtaaaattgtttaattaatctaaTACCATTCCAAatattaaagaaaatactagaatTTATTATTTATCATCAGGAATTAAATCACATAT
It includes:
- the LOC113738598 gene encoding presenilin-like protein At2g29900 yields the protein MDQNQKPTSLLDTIGEEIIRILTPVSICMFLVVILVSILNNSSDSSGPSITTIASIAYSEDSSDSIWDKLKGALLNSLVFVAVVTVVTFLLVLLFYLRCTKFLKYYMGFSAFLVLGFIGGEIAVFVIKDLSFPIDAVTFMVVLFNFTVVGVLATFMENFAIFIKQGYLVVVGMLVAYWFTLLPEWTTWVLLVAMALYDLAAVLLPGGPLRLLVELAISRDEDIPALVYEARPVTDHDSVPSNGEVQRRVWRERRHIESDFIDNVEASSESNPVGSNTSNASRVSGMSLSLETNERERNLVAAEEGRVATLDSELSAPLIQHRIDVQLNLQEGPSDNSALEGIGLGSSGAIKLGLGDFIFYSVLVGRAAMYDFMTVYACYLAIIAGLGITLMLLAFYQKALPALPVSVLLGVLFYLLTRLLLENFVVQCSINLLMF